In Capsicum annuum cultivar UCD-10X-F1 chromosome 11, UCD10Xv1.1, whole genome shotgun sequence, one genomic interval encodes:
- the LOC107847828 gene encoding UPF0481 protein At3g47200-like: MENEWVIKVNDELMHVEDLTTVEAEHWKKRSIYRVPVGVTDVSKKAYKPQVVSFGPYHHGEDHLKTMEAHKHRALLHFLKRSGKSLTCYIDSLQQVAQDLKDAYYSLDPIWQNDTNAFLQLMILDGCFMLEILKTAAADPLLIDQSQHALQYDYAPNDPIFSNHGKLHLMPYLKRDMLMLENQLPMLLLDKLLAVKSQEEKSEGLHLDCIEQDDEQCINKLILDFCNPHSRAKGLGKCLHVLDVYRKSLLWEDPALAKTRPRKAPKVSHQSSGDEIIRSAMELHEAGIRFKMSKTRSLKDISFHGGILKLPLIMVDDATEAMFLNLIAFERFHVGAGNEVTSYIFFMDNIIDNAKDVSLLHSSGIIQNAIGSDQAVAKLFNSLSKDITLDPDSSLDLVHKRVSDYCKQQWNEWRANLIHTYFRSPWAILSVIAAIFLFALTIVQTLYGVYPYYHPRA; this comes from the exons ATGGAAAATGAGTGGGTGATCAAGGTTAACGATGAGCTGATGCACGTGGAGGATCTCACCACGGTGGAGGCAGAGCACTGGAAGAAGCGGTCCATATATAGAGTACCTGTTGGTGTCACAGATGTGAGCAAGAAAGCTTACAAGCCTCAGGTAGTTTCTTTTGGTCCTTACCATCATGGAGAAGATCATCTCAAGACGATGGAAGCTCACAAGCACCGAGCACTTCTTCACTTCCTAAAGAGATCTGGAAAATCGTTAACATGTTATATCGACTCCTTACAACAAGTGGCTCAAGATTTGAAAGATGCATATTATTCGCTGGATCCTATATGGCAAAATGATACCAATGCCTTCTTGCAGTTGATGATTCTTGATGGCTGTTTCATGCTGGAGATCTTGAAAACAGCTGCTGCTGATCCTCTACTTATAGATCAATCTCAGCATGCTCTACAATATGACTATGCTCCTAATGATCCGATTTTCAGCAATCATGGAAAGCTCCATCTCATGCCTTATCTCAAACGCGACATGCTGATGCTTGAGAATCAGTTGCCTATGCTCCTTTTGGACAAATTACTTGCCGTCAAAAGTCAAGAGGAAAAG AGTGAAGGGTTACACCTTGATTGCATTGAGCAGGATGATGAGCAATGTATTAATAAGCTCATACTGGACTTCTGCAATCCTCACAGCCGTGCTAAAGGACTTGGGAAATGTTTGCATGTATTGGATGTGTACAGAAAAAGCCTACTTTGGGAAGATCCTGCATTGGCCAAGACTCGTCCAAGGAAAGCACCCAAAGTTAGCCATCAGAGTAGTGGTGATGAGATTATCCGCTCTGCTATGGAGCTTCATGAAGCAGGCATTCGGTTCAAGATGAGTAAAACTAGAAGCCTCAAGGACATCTCCTTTCATGGTGGTATCCTTAAGCTTCCTCTGATCATGGTGGATGATGCTACAGAGGCAATGTTCTTGAACCTGATAGCTTTCGAGAGATTCCATGTAGGGGCGGGAAATGAGGTAACCTCATACATCTTCTTCATGGATAATATTATTGACAATGCCAAAGATGTTAGCTTGCTACACTCTAGTGGCATCATCCAGAATGCAATTGGCAGCGATCAAGCTGTGGCCAAGCTATTCAATTCATTATCCAAGGACATTACGTTGGATCCAGATAGCAGCCTAGATCTAGTACACAAACGGGTGAGCGATTATTGCAAGCAGCAGTGGAATGAATGGAGAGCCAATCTCATTCACACCTACTTCAGGAGTCCCTGGGCCATTTTGTCTGTCATTGCTGCTATTTTTCTTTTCGCCCTCACCATTGTTCAGACATTATACggagtttatccttattatcatccACGGGCCTAA